CAAGCGATCTAAGTCGTCGATGACAACAATCACTCGTCGACCAATGCGACGAAGGACCTCATCAATGTCATCAAGCAGCTCATCGACAGTTTCCTGTGACGGCTCCAGTGAAAGCTTGAAGCCCAGGAACGACATGTCCGCCTTCCCCTTGATGAGTCGAGAGTATCGGGATGCCGCTGGACGGAACTCCGGTGCAAAGACCTTGCTCTGAATCGCAGCAGAAAGGTCGCGAATCAATCGATCGGAAAGATCTGGCTCAGACGCATATCGCAGAGGCTCAAACCGACAAACGATCACCTTGTCCGCAGCTCGTTCCCAGTAGCGCTCAGCAAGATTGATGAAGCTGGTCTTACCCACACCCCACGGGCCATCGACACCAAACACCAATCCCGAATGCGCCCCGCTTGCAAGGACCGTCTCTGCGAACGACTTTGCTTGGGTCTCGTTCGAGAGCAGATCGTCGTTCTCGCATCTGATCTCTTCGTCCGAAAGGAAACGGAGTTGCGAAGGAGTCTGCTGCCTCCTTGGCCAATGGCGCTGGACTAGCGGTGACAAAAGCACAGTGCAGAACAGCAAAAGAGCAACTGGCGCCCAATACGGGTCAGACGCTTTCAATGCTGCGTGGAACTCAGAAAGCCAAGGCATGGCCAACTCGTTTGACCAAGCTCCCAAGCACGTTGCGATGAATAGGTCGAGACGAAGGCTTCGACCCACTTGTACCGCAGAAATATGCGCACCACGATTGACGGCGTAAACCACACAGACCGCCAGTCCGATGAGAACCAGAATAACCCTTGTCCAAAGGGAAAGGTCGGCTATCGCAGGAGTAAACGCAGTTCCCAGGTAGTAGGTTGCCCTGTAGACCTCTGCGGCCACCAAGCCAACAACAAACATCTTGGCAAAGACCAAGAGTTCGGGCATCTTCATCGTGCTTTTGGTAGCCGCCATTCACCATTCCTCCCTGTTAGGCGTGAGCGCCGTATACGTGTGCCGATTTGCGGGGCTTGCAGGCGCGCCTGGGCATCCTGCGCCGTCCGGAAGTTTATCTGCGGGGCGACGCTGGCACAGATCTGCCAGGTGACATGGTCCTGCGGCGCGAATACGCCCGTAAGAGACGCGCCCTACATGATGTCGGTCCCCGGGCCCGCGCCAATTCAGATTGCTCCTCTCGGGTGTTCAGGGCGGAAGGTCGGTTCTCCGTTCGAAATGCCGAGGCGGCAGAGTTGGCCTGCTGCGACTCCGAAGCCACTTACCGCTTGCAGCGATAGTAGCCCCTGCCTGGCCTAACCGAGAAGGTTCGCTCCCAGCCTGAGGTGGCCTTCGAACTTTCATTCTCGGCTTTGCAGCGGGAGCCGACCACCACCAATCCAATGGCGTTTTCCGGCAGCAGTTATTCCGTGGCGAAGCTGTAGCCCTGGACCAAGGCTAACCTGAGGAAGGTCTGTTCATGGATGACGCTCGGACTCTGATTTAGGTGCTCAGAGTTCAGGTGGAAGAATAGGGGCTACAAATAGGAGAACAGCATGAGCCAAACTTGGCCATATTCCGGCGCACGCTGGTGGAAGTTCGATTTCCATACACACACACCGGCATCCAAAGACACGGGAGCTTGGCAGGCGGCCATTGGTACGCCCTCTGAGCTGACGCCACAAACCTGGTTGCTCAAATATATGGCCGCCGAAATCGACTGTGTGGCTGTCACCGACCACAACACGGGCGATTGGATCGACAAGATCAAGGTCGCCTATGCCGAGATGAAGGCCGAGGCCGATGCAGGCACACAGTGCGCCGGTTTCCGTGAGCTACACGTCTTCCCTGGAGTAGAAATTTCCGTACAAGGTGGCATTCACCTGCTTGCGATATTCGACCCGTCTGCCACCAGCCAGACCATCGACGGCCTGCTGGCGAGGGTGGAATACGAGGGAACGCGGGGTGACAGCGATGGCGTTACCCGCGAAGGGGCCAGCAAGGTGGTGGAGCGCATTCTCGCGGCGGGAGGCCTTGCCATCCCGGCACACGTCGAGGGAGAAAAGGGGTTGTTACAGGTCAAGCCTGGCACACACAAATGCTTGTTGGACGCCACAACGGTCAAGCAGGTCTTGCAAGAGTCGGGCCTCCTGGCGCTGGAGTGGACTGCTTACACCAGCCCTAAGCCGACGGTACTAGACGAATTGAAACTGCGTTTCGCCAGCGTAGTCGGAAGTGATTGTCACAGCTTCCGAGGTGCGGCTGTTCCTGGCTCGCGCTACACCTGGATCAAGATGGCCCAGCCTAGCCTGGAAGGCTTGCGCCTTGCACTGCTGGATGGGCAGGAGGTCTCGGTAAAGCGTAGCGACGAGAGCAGTGGCTTTACGCCGTTCAACACGCCAGAGCATTTCATTGAGTCGATTGAAATCCGTGACGCGCGCTATATGGGGCGCGGCAGGCAGGCAGACAGCTTGCCGCTCAACCCGTACTTCAATGCCTTCATCGGTGGACGTGGCACCGGCAAATCGACCATCGTGCATGCCCTGCGCCTGGCCTATCGGCGCGAGAAAGAGTTGTCGCCCAGCTCGGAGGCAGGGCAGACCTTCAGCCGCTTCTGCAAAGTCGCCAAGAGCCGAAACGATGAAGGCGGAATCCAAGCGGAGACAGCCATCTGCGTACGAGTGCAGCGGGATGGAACGTCCCATCGGCTGATCTGGCGACACGACGGTCAAGGCCATGCGGTGGAGGAATGGGATACAGCCACTGGCAGCTTCGCGCCCTCGACCAGCCAAGCAGTCACCGCGCAGAGATTTCCAGTGCGGCTGTTCAGCCAGGGGCAGATCGCGGCACTGGCGGGCGACAGCCAGCAGGCCCTGTTGAAGGTAATAGACGATGCAGCGGACACGCAGTCACAGCAGACGGCCTTTGACGAAGCCAAGCGTGCATTCCTGGCCGCTCGGGCGCAAATTCGGGAGCTTGATGGCAAGCTGCAAAAAAGCGAAGCGCTGACGCTTGCCCTGCAAGACGTTCAGCGTAAGCTGGCCCGCTTCGAAGGCGCCGACCATGCTGTGGTGCTGAAAAACTACCAACATACTAGCCGGCAAAGCCTCGAATTAGAGCGCCAGCTCGATGCCGCCGCTGATTTGTCAGCGCGCCTGAAAGCGTTTGCGGCCGCCCTGCTGGCGGAAGATTTGCCACAAGGGCTGTGTGATACCGGCGAGGACGGCGAGGCGCTGAGCGTTGTCCAAGCGCTGCACGCAGCCATCACCAAAGCGCGGCAGGAGGTCGAGAACACCGCCGCCGCGCTGCATGAGTGCGGACGAGTCCTGCGCAACGAGTTGGAGGCCTCACCCACGTTTGTGCGGATCGGCGAGGCAAAGGCGGCCTATGAAAAACTGAAAGCCGACCTGCAGCAACAAGGGGTCAGCGACCCAAGTGAGTATGGCCGTCTGGTGCAAGAAAAGCAGCAGCTCGAAACCGAGCTGAAGAAGCTTGAGGCCTTACAGACGCAGCAAATAGAGTTACGCGACAAGGCAAAAGCACTGCTAGAGCAGGTGAGGTCCGCTCGTCGCGCCATCAGTGCCCAACGGAGTGGATTTCTTCAGGAAACGCTGCAAGGCAATCCGTTTGTTCGGATCGCGCTAATCCCATACAGTCGGGATGCGCAGGGCATTGAACGCTCCTTGCGGGAGCTTCTTGGCGCTGCTGATGGCAGGTACGTGGACGATCTCTATCAGGAGCAAGAAGGGGGGTCACCCAAAGGGCTTCTGGCTGATCTGCTGGTCACGGTTGATCTGTTCGAGCAGCCGGGCGCGTGGGACACCGCAGCATTTGAGCAGGCGCTACTGACTCAGAAGAAGCGCCTGTCAAACGCCTGTCGCGGCCAGGCTGAATTTGGAGGCTGGTTCAATAAGTTCTTAAAAGCGGAAGCCGACAAACGCCCTGAGTTCATCGATCACATCTTGTGCTGGTTCCCCGAAGACGGATTGCAGGTGGAATACAGCCGCAAGGGAGACGGACGGGACTTTCAGTCCATAGGTCAAGCGTCCGCCGGTCAGCGCGCGGCCGCGATGCTCGCTTTCTTGCTGGCGCACGGAAACGAGCCGCTCGTGCTTGATCAGCCTGAAGATGACTTGGACAACCACCTAATCTACGGACTAGTGGTTCAGCAGATACGCAGCAACAAGCTGCGTCGTCAGCTAATCGTCGTGACCCACAACCCCAACATCGTGGTCAATGGGGATGCGGAGCTGATTCACGTACTGGACTTCAACCACCAGTGTCATGTGAAGCAAACCGGCTCCTTGCAGGACCAAGCAATGCGCCGCGAGGTCTGTCAGGTGATGGAGGGGGGCGAAGAAGCGTTTGAGCGGCGCTATCAGCGTCTGGGAAGAGATGTTTGAGGCTCGGCGAAGCTGCCAATGCGGACAGTGGCCAATGTCTGCTTACAGCCTTGAAGCGACTTTCGAATTTCTAGTTTCGGCTCTGCAGCGATTACTGCCGCTGGGTGCAGCCATACGGGTTCCAGCTGCCTGCCAAGAAGCAGCTGTTGGGCACGGCGACTGGTGCTGTCCCGAGTGGCGGCTGTACGGGGTACTGCGGTCTTTGGGCATCCGCGACACGGTTGGTGCAGCGCCACTGACCGCTTCCTCATCACCTGGCCTGCTGGTATCGACCCGTTGCGGTCCACCAGCATGTCGAAAAGCAGTCTTTCGCGGTGACAGGTCCTCAAGGCAACTTTGCTGCGATGTTCAACTTCCAAACCAAGCCGAAATACCTTGAAGCCCTCCACTGACGTGTCTGGGAGAGGACGAGGAGCACGTCAAAGTATCCAGCGTCGACCTCATCGCCTCGGATTCGGCCAACGCAGATGGTGGTCATCGATCACAAAAGGGTGCGAATGGTGTCCACCTTGCTCGGTGGAACCCGCGCCATGGGGGTGTCCCGCTGGCAGATCAGGGTGTTCGTGCTCAATGGACTCAGGATCCTGTGGCGACCAAACCAGTGTGGCCACCCAGACGGCCAATGCCGCAGCACTGCCCAAAACAGCAAAGGTCACCGGCATGCCGAAACGGGCCCCCAACCAGCCGGCCAGCGGATAGAACAACAACCAGCAGGCATGCGACAGCGCAAACTGAGCGGCAAACAGCGCAGGACGATCCTCTGGATTTGAAGAGCGACGCAACAAGCGCCCTGAGGGCGTCTGCGCGGTCGAATATCCCAAACCGAGAGCCAACCACAAGACCATGAGCGAGGCATGCCCGACCACCAAGGTGCCCGCGAACATGCCCACGACCATCAACGCTATGCCAAATAGCATCACGCGCCGATCGGACAGTTTTTCCAGAAGACTGGGCAAGGCCAGCGCCGCCACCATGGAGCCGGCTCCGAAGCTGGCCAAGGCCAGAGCCACCGCGCTCTGGGTCAAACCGAATTTCCCCTGCACGATGACCACCGTGTTGACAAAAACCATGGAGCCTGCCGCTGCAACCGCCGCATTCACGGCCAACAGTCCGCGCAGCCGAGGTGTGGCGAGGTAAATTCGCAGGCCGCGTGTGGTTCGGTCGTAAATGCTGCGACTCTTTGGAGCTGGATGAACGGGCAAAACCACCGAGACCACCAACACGGCAGAAGCCAAGAACCCAACCACCGTGCCCGCGAACAGATCGTGAAAGCCGATCACCGTCAGCAACGCAGCAGCCAGCATCGGGCTGACAAGGCTTTCCATGTCGTACGCAAGGCGTGAGAGCGACAAAGCCTTGGTGTAGTCCGCCTCTTCCGGAAGGACATCGGGGATGGTGGCCTGAAAGGTGGGCGTGAAAGCAGCCGACGCGGCTTGCAACACAAAAATCAACACGTAGATTTCCCAGATCTGGGAAACAAATGGCAGCAGCAAGGCAACAGCCGCCCGGACCAGGTCCAGCGTCACCAGCATGGTGCGTCTGGGCAGGCGCTCGGCAAAGGCTGCTGCGACCGGTGCCACGCCGACGTAGGCAATCATCTTGATGGCCAATGCCGTTCCCAGAACCATCCCTGCGTTGTCGCCCGCCAAATCAAAGGCCAATAGCCCCAGTGCAACGGTCGCCAGACCGGTCCCGATCAAAGCAATCACCTGAGCGGCGAATAAGTGACGGTAGGTGCGGTTGGAAAGAATGGCCAGCATGTTTTAGTTCAATGGATCAGCGGTCGGTATGCAAGAGGCAACAACTCACAGGTACCGAGTGATTTCCTTGAACTCCTCCATGGAGTGCTGCTGCTCTCCAGCAAGGGGCCCCACGAGATGCTCAAGGCAGTGGTCCAAATGGTCCTGGATCAGCGCTTTCTTGGCTTGCTGAACAGCCTTCTCGACAGCCTGTAACTGCTGAGCGATATCCAGACAGGGGCGGCCCTCCACCAACATCGCTATCGTGCTGTTCAGATGCCCATTCGCCCTCTTTAGGCGCTTGATGACGGCGGGGTGTGAATCGTGAATGTGCGGAAGTGTCATGGACGTTATTATCCCCCCAAGGGGATACTATAATCACCCGACTCACCCAAGAAAACCTCATGACTCT
This region of Hydrogenophaga crassostreae genomic DNA includes:
- a CDS encoding TrlF family AAA-like ATPase, translating into MSQTWPYSGARWWKFDFHTHTPASKDTGAWQAAIGTPSELTPQTWLLKYMAAEIDCVAVTDHNTGDWIDKIKVAYAEMKAEADAGTQCAGFRELHVFPGVEISVQGGIHLLAIFDPSATSQTIDGLLARVEYEGTRGDSDGVTREGASKVVERILAAGGLAIPAHVEGEKGLLQVKPGTHKCLLDATTVKQVLQESGLLALEWTAYTSPKPTVLDELKLRFASVVGSDCHSFRGAAVPGSRYTWIKMAQPSLEGLRLALLDGQEVSVKRSDESSGFTPFNTPEHFIESIEIRDARYMGRGRQADSLPLNPYFNAFIGGRGTGKSTIVHALRLAYRREKELSPSSEAGQTFSRFCKVAKSRNDEGGIQAETAICVRVQRDGTSHRLIWRHDGQGHAVEEWDTATGSFAPSTSQAVTAQRFPVRLFSQGQIAALAGDSQQALLKVIDDAADTQSQQTAFDEAKRAFLAARAQIRELDGKLQKSEALTLALQDVQRKLARFEGADHAVVLKNYQHTSRQSLELERQLDAAADLSARLKAFAAALLAEDLPQGLCDTGEDGEALSVVQALHAAITKARQEVENTAAALHECGRVLRNELEASPTFVRIGEAKAAYEKLKADLQQQGVSDPSEYGRLVQEKQQLETELKKLEALQTQQIELRDKAKALLEQVRSARRAISAQRSGFLQETLQGNPFVRIALIPYSRDAQGIERSLRELLGAADGRYVDDLYQEQEGGSPKGLLADLLVTVDLFEQPGAWDTAAFEQALLTQKKRLSNACRGQAEFGGWFNKFLKAEADKRPEFIDHILCWFPEDGLQVEYSRKGDGRDFQSIGQASAGQRAAAMLAFLLAHGNEPLVLDQPEDDLDNHLIYGLVVQQIRSNKLRRQLIVVTHNPNIVVNGDAELIHVLDFNHQCHVKQTGSLQDQAMRREVCQVMEGGEEAFERRYQRLGRDV
- a CDS encoding MFS transporter, which gives rise to MLAILSNRTYRHLFAAQVIALIGTGLATVALGLLAFDLAGDNAGMVLGTALAIKMIAYVGVAPVAAAFAERLPRRTMLVTLDLVRAAVALLLPFVSQIWEIYVLIFVLQAASAAFTPTFQATIPDVLPEEADYTKALSLSRLAYDMESLVSPMLAAALLTVIGFHDLFAGTVVGFLASAVLVVSVVLPVHPAPKSRSIYDRTTRGLRIYLATPRLRGLLAVNAAVAAAGSMVFVNTVVIVQGKFGLTQSAVALALASFGAGSMVAALALPSLLEKLSDRRVMLFGIALMVVGMFAGTLVVGHASLMVLWLALGLGYSTAQTPSGRLLRRSSNPEDRPALFAAQFALSHACWLLFYPLAGWLGARFGMPVTFAVLGSAAALAVWVATLVWSPQDPESIEHEHPDLPAGHPHGAGSTEQGGHHSHPFVIDDHHLRWPNPRR
- a CDS encoding metal-sensing transcriptional repressor, translated to MTLPHIHDSHPAVIKRLKRANGHLNSTIAMLVEGRPCLDIAQQLQAVEKAVQQAKKALIQDHLDHCLEHLVGPLAGEQQHSMEEFKEITRYL